The Tistrella mobilis genome window below encodes:
- the yhbH gene encoding sporulation protein YhbH, whose amino-acid sequence MATIFRDYAQSEGLRSDRSAGDRQRHREKVRRAIRDNIADLVAEEAIIGQSRDKTIKVPIRGIKEYRFIFGDNQGGVGQGDGDTAEGQVVGKAGDGQGKPGQGPAGDQAGRDVYETEITLDELIQIMFEDLELPDMERRKLREVISERTHRRKGYRKSGIRVHMSKRRTAIARVRRRMATGTPPVSDPELEAAEDAEDDLPDDEEEVDDGGAAVAGPRFRFRKDDLRYHRIRPQVEPESNAVVICIMDTSGSMDTMKKYLARSFFFMLYQFVRTKYDTVEIVFVAHDAIAREVNEHDFFHRGESGGTLISSGYEKALEIIRERYHPSLWNIYSFHCSDGDNFPSDNDRTVAAANELCEVSNLFGYGEIKPNAWRFRDATMLDVFRRVTAPNFHMLSIERKEDVWPAFRAFLTKEKRPEEEPAQAKAGA is encoded by the coding sequence ATGGCGACGATTTTCCGGGACTATGCCCAGAGCGAGGGCCTGCGCAGCGACCGCAGTGCGGGCGACCGCCAGCGTCACCGCGAGAAGGTGCGCCGGGCAATCCGCGACAACATCGCCGATCTGGTCGCCGAGGAGGCGATCATCGGCCAGTCGCGGGACAAGACCATCAAGGTGCCGATCCGCGGCATCAAGGAGTACCGCTTCATCTTCGGTGACAACCAGGGCGGCGTCGGCCAGGGTGATGGCGATACCGCAGAGGGCCAGGTGGTCGGCAAGGCCGGCGATGGTCAGGGAAAGCCCGGCCAGGGCCCTGCCGGCGATCAGGCCGGCCGCGATGTCTACGAAACCGAGATCACCCTGGACGAACTGATCCAGATCATGTTCGAGGATCTGGAATTGCCCGACATGGAGCGGCGCAAGCTGCGCGAGGTGATTTCCGAGCGCACCCACCGTCGCAAGGGGTATCGCAAGAGCGGCATCCGCGTCCACATGTCGAAACGGCGCACCGCCATCGCCCGCGTCCGACGGCGGATGGCGACCGGCACACCGCCGGTCTCCGACCCTGAACTTGAAGCGGCAGAGGATGCCGAAGACGACCTGCCCGATGATGAGGAGGAGGTCGATGACGGTGGTGCTGCCGTGGCGGGACCCCGCTTCCGGTTCCGTAAAGACGATCTGCGTTATCACCGCATCCGCCCCCAGGTAGAGCCGGAGAGCAACGCCGTGGTGATCTGCATCATGGATACCTCGGGCTCCATGGACACGATGAAGAAGTATCTGGCGCGGAGTTTCTTCTTCATGCTCTACCAGTTCGTGCGCACGAAATATGACACGGTCGAAATCGTGTTCGTCGCCCATGACGCTATCGCACGTGAAGTGAACGAGCATGATTTCTTCCACCGGGGAGAAAGCGGCGGTACGCTGATTTCCAGCGGCTACGAGAAGGCGCTGGAAATTATTCGCGAACGCTATCATCCGTCGCTCTGGAACATCTATTCGTTCCACTGCTCGGACGGTGACAACTTTCCATCGGACAATGACCGGACGGTCGCTGCAGCGAATGAGCTGTGCGAAGTGTCGAACCTGTTCGGCTATGGCGAGATCAAGCCCAATGCCTGGCGGTTCCGCGACGCCACGATGCTGGATGTCTTCCGCCGTGTGACGGCGCCGAATTTCCACATGCTGTCGATCGAACGGAAGGAGGATGTCTGGCCGGCCTTCCGGGCTTTCCTGACCAAGGAAAAGCGCCCGGAGGAGGAACCTGCCCAGGCGAAGGCCGGCGCCTGA